The sequence AGCCGGAAACCAAGCGGTTCATGAATAACGAAAACCAAGGCTCTCAGATGTCGGTCAGGCTAGACAAGTGGCTCCAGGTGGCCCGGGTCTTCAAGACCCGAAGCCAGTCGACCAAGGCCTGCAATGCTGGGCGCGTCAAGGTCAACGACAACCCGGCCAAAGCCCATCGCGGCCTCGTCGTCGGTGACCGGGTCCAGATCTCGTTTCGCGGTCACGCTCGCGTGCTCGAAGTGCGCGAGCTCCGCGACCGGCCTCTACCCAAGGCCGAGGCCGCTCGAGTGTTCGAAGACCTCACACCTCCCGAGCTTGCTCCCGCACCACGCCGTTCCCGCGCAGGCCGGGCGCTCGAGACAGCCCCTCGTGAACCCGGACTGGGCCGCCCGACCAAGCGCGACCGGCGCAGGATCGATCGCTTGAAGCAGCGTTGAGCCGACTATTTGAAGTCGAGCAGCGTGACGTCGAAGACCAGCATGCCCGCGGGCGCGCCCGCCTGCCCCTTGTAGGCCAGTTTCTCGGGGACCCAGAAACGGCGGGTCTCTCCGTGGACCATGGGCTGGACGCCTTCGGTCCAGCCGGCGATGACCGCATCGAGACGAAATGCCGCCGGCTTGCCGCGCATGACGGAGCTGTCGAACATCTTGCCGTCGGTAGTCCAGCCCGAGTAGTGGACCGTCACCTCACTCTTCTTCGTCGGGTGCTCGGTACCGGTGCCGGCCTCCAAGACCTTACTGGCCAGACGGGACTTCGTGAGAATGGCGTCCATTGGCGGCCCGGCCACGTCCTCGGGCGCCGCCGGTGGTGGCGGCGGCTCCTCGATACCGAGAAGCTCGACGTCGAAAACCAACATTCCGGCCGGTCGGCCCTCCCGTCCGCCATAGGCAAGCCGCTCCGGAATCCACATCCGCCGCTTTTCGCCCACGACCATCAGTTGCAGCCCTTCGGTCCAGCCCGCTATGACTCGGTCCAAAGGTAGCGTTGCCGGTGCGCCGCGCTCGACCGAGCTGTCGAACATCTTGCCGTCCGTGGTCCAGCCCGTGTAGTGGACCGTGACCATCGCGACACTGCTCGGATGAGTGGTCCCGGTCCCTGGCACGAGAACTCGGGTCGCCAACCCGGAAGCCGTCCGCTCGGCACCCTCGGGCGGAGCA is a genomic window of bacterium containing:
- a CDS encoding RNA-binding S4 domain-containing protein, with amino-acid sequence MSVRLDKWLQVARVFKTRSQSTKACNAGRVKVNDNPAKAHRGLVVGDRVQISFRGHARVLEVRELRDRPLPKAEAARVFEDLTPPELAPAPRRSRAGRALETAPREPGLGRPTKRDRRRIDRLKQR
- a CDS encoding peptidylprolyl isomerase — its product is MKRAVWGDGPGKVRAMKISNFRLGLLFILACLLISAVLTAAIPAPEDVAAPPEGAERTASGLATRVLVPGTGTTHPSSVAMVTVHYTGWTTDGKMFDSSVERGAPATLPLDRVIAGWTEGLQLMVVGEKRRMWIPERLAYGGREGRPAGMLVFDVELLGIEEPPPPPAAPEDVAGPPMDAILTKSRLASKVLEAGTGTEHPTKKSEVTVHYSGWTTDGKMFDSSVMRGKPAAFRLDAVIAGWTEGVQPMVHGETRRFWVPEKLAYKGQAGAPAGMLVFDVTLLDFK